A part of Camelus ferus isolate YT-003-E chromosome 6, BCGSAC_Cfer_1.0, whole genome shotgun sequence genomic DNA contains:
- the CHGA gene encoding chromogranin-A isoform X1, translated as MRSAAVLALLLCAGQVIALPVNSPMNKGDTEVMKCIVEVISDTLSKPSPTPVSQECFETLRGDERVLAILRHQSLLKELQDLALQGAKERAHQQKKHHDYEEELSEVLEKQNDQAKLKAETEEASFKEAAEKRGDSEEMKKNGEDTDGARPHASSELRQGSEVEEDNQAPEKEEATDTHPLASLPNQKHPGPQAEEDNEGPSQGPVDREKDLSAEQGQQAKREEEEEEEEEAAAEAGEKAVPEEEGPTAAFNPHPSLGYKEIQRGWPEALAADGAAKTGAEEAQPREGKGEQEHSQQEEEEEMAGAPQGLFRGGKSREPEQEEEEEERLSKEWEDAKRWSKMDQLAKELTAEKRLEGEEEEEDPDHSMKLSFRARAYGFRGPGLQLRRGWRPSSREDSIEAGLPLQVRGYPEEKKEEEGSANRRPERRMWPLPQVPSPLSGPGTRVLAAERKKTPRQLELPVSPGTEGTGLQEVAARPPPLPFGPKAGHL; from the exons ATGCGCTCCGCCGCCGTCCTGGCGCTTCTGCTCTGCGCCGGGCAAG tcATTGCCCTCCCTGTGAACAGCCCTATGAATAAAGGGGACACCGAG GTAATGAAGTGCATCGTTGAGGTCATCTCTGACACACTTTCCAAGCCCAGCCCCACGCCTGTCAGTCAGGAGTGTTTCGAGACGCTCCGAGGAG ATGAACGGGTCCTCGCAATCCTGCGGCATCAGAGTTTGCTGAAAGAGCTCCAAGATCTCGCTCTCCAAG GAGCCAAGGAGAGGGCGCATCAGCAGAAGAAACACCACGATTATGAGGAGGAACTCTCAGAGGTTCTTGAGAAGCAGAACGACCAGGCCAAGTTGAAGG CAGAGACAGAAGAGGCATCCTTCAAGGAAGCTGCGGAAAAAAGAGGAGATTCTGAAGAGATGAAGAAGAATGGTGAAGACACAGACGGAGCCAGACCTCACGCCTCGTCGGAGCTTAGGCAGGGGTCCGAGGTTGAGGAGGACAACCAGGCCCCAGAGAAGGAGGAGGCCACTGACACCCACCCTCTAGCCAGCCTCCCCAACCAGAAACACCCAGGCCCACAGGCTGAGGAGGACAACGAGGGCCCCTCCCAGGGTCCAGTGGACAGAGAGAAGGACCTGAGTGCAGAGCAAGGGCAGCAggcaaagagagaggaggaggaggaggaggaggaggaggcggcggcagaggctggagagaaagcCGTCCCAGAGGAAGAAGGCCCCACCGCAGCATTTAACCCCCACCCGAGCCTCGGCTACAAGGAGATCCAGAGGG GCTGGCCCGAGGCTCTGGCCGCAGATGGAGCCGCGAAGACTGGGGCTGAGGAGGCTCAGCCCCGCGAGGGAAAGGGGGAGCAGGAGCACtcccagcaggaggaggaggaggagatggcaggGGCCCCTCAAGGCCTCTTTCGGGGCGGGAAGAGCAGGGAGCCCgaacaagaggaggaggaggaggagcggctCTCCAAGGAGTGGGAGGATGCCAAGCGATGGAGCAAGATGGACCAGCTGGCCAAGGAGCTTACGGCCGAGAAGCggctggagggagaagaggaggaggaagaccctGACCACTCCATGAAGCTCTCCTTCCGGGCCCGGGCCTATGGCTTCAGGGGTCCTGGGCTGCAGCTGCGACGAGGCTGGAGGCCATCCTCCCGGGAGGACAGCATCGAGGCCGGCCTGCCCCTCCAGGTGCGCGGCTacccagaggagaagaaagaggaagagggcagCGCCAACCGCAGACCAGAG AGGAGGATGTGGCCCCTTCCTCAGGTCCCCAGccctctctctgggcctgggaCCAGAGTCTTGGCAGCTGAGAGGAAGAAGACTCCTCGGCAGCTGGAGCTGCCTGTATCCCCAGGGACTGAGGGGACAGGCCTACAGGAAGTGGCAGCtcgacccccacccctcccctttggACCTAAGGCTGGGCACCTCTGA
- the CHGA gene encoding chromogranin-A isoform X2 — protein MRSAAVLALLLCAGQVIALPVNSPMNKGDTEVMKCIVEVISDTLSKPSPTPVSQECFETLRGDERVLAILRHQSLLKELQDLALQGAKERAHQQKKHHDYEEELSEVLEKQNDQAKLKAETEEASFKEAAEKRGDSEEMKKNGEDTDGARPHASSELRQGSEVEEDNQAPEKEEATDTHPLASLPNQKHPGPQAEEDNEGPSQGPVDREKDLSAEQGQQAKREEEEEEEEEAAAEAGEKAVPEEEGPTAAFNPHPSLGYKEIQRGWPEALAADGAAKTGAEEAQPREGKGEQEHSQQEEEEEMAGAPQGLFRGGKSREPEQEEEEEERLSKEWEDAKRWSKMDQLAKELTAEKRLEGEEEEEDPDHSMKLSFRARAYGFRGPGLQLRRGWRPSSREDSIEAGLPLQVRGYPEEKKEEEGSANRRPEDQELESLSAIEAELEKVAHQLQELRRG, from the exons ATGCGCTCCGCCGCCGTCCTGGCGCTTCTGCTCTGCGCCGGGCAAG tcATTGCCCTCCCTGTGAACAGCCCTATGAATAAAGGGGACACCGAG GTAATGAAGTGCATCGTTGAGGTCATCTCTGACACACTTTCCAAGCCCAGCCCCACGCCTGTCAGTCAGGAGTGTTTCGAGACGCTCCGAGGAG ATGAACGGGTCCTCGCAATCCTGCGGCATCAGAGTTTGCTGAAAGAGCTCCAAGATCTCGCTCTCCAAG GAGCCAAGGAGAGGGCGCATCAGCAGAAGAAACACCACGATTATGAGGAGGAACTCTCAGAGGTTCTTGAGAAGCAGAACGACCAGGCCAAGTTGAAGG CAGAGACAGAAGAGGCATCCTTCAAGGAAGCTGCGGAAAAAAGAGGAGATTCTGAAGAGATGAAGAAGAATGGTGAAGACACAGACGGAGCCAGACCTCACGCCTCGTCGGAGCTTAGGCAGGGGTCCGAGGTTGAGGAGGACAACCAGGCCCCAGAGAAGGAGGAGGCCACTGACACCCACCCTCTAGCCAGCCTCCCCAACCAGAAACACCCAGGCCCACAGGCTGAGGAGGACAACGAGGGCCCCTCCCAGGGTCCAGTGGACAGAGAGAAGGACCTGAGTGCAGAGCAAGGGCAGCAggcaaagagagaggaggaggaggaggaggaggaggaggcggcggcagaggctggagagaaagcCGTCCCAGAGGAAGAAGGCCCCACCGCAGCATTTAACCCCCACCCGAGCCTCGGCTACAAGGAGATCCAGAGGG GCTGGCCCGAGGCTCTGGCCGCAGATGGAGCCGCGAAGACTGGGGCTGAGGAGGCTCAGCCCCGCGAGGGAAAGGGGGAGCAGGAGCACtcccagcaggaggaggaggaggagatggcaggGGCCCCTCAAGGCCTCTTTCGGGGCGGGAAGAGCAGGGAGCCCgaacaagaggaggaggaggaggagcggctCTCCAAGGAGTGGGAGGATGCCAAGCGATGGAGCAAGATGGACCAGCTGGCCAAGGAGCTTACGGCCGAGAAGCggctggagggagaagaggaggaggaagaccctGACCACTCCATGAAGCTCTCCTTCCGGGCCCGGGCCTATGGCTTCAGGGGTCCTGGGCTGCAGCTGCGACGAGGCTGGAGGCCATCCTCCCGGGAGGACAGCATCGAGGCCGGCCTGCCCCTCCAGGTGCGCGGCTacccagaggagaagaaagaggaagagggcagCGCCAACCGCAGACCAGAG GACCAGGAGCTGGAGAGCCTGTCAGCCATCGAGGCAGAGCTGGAGAAGGTGGCCCACCAGCTGCAGGAGCTGCGGCGGGGCTGA